A genomic window from Candidatus Methylacidiphilum fumarolicum includes:
- the rsmA gene encoding 16S rRNA (adenine(1518)-N(6)/adenine(1519)-N(6))-dimethyltransferase RsmA, translating to MTLFEIKSLLSTYHLSPLKQLSQNFLIDQNMAKLIVRESLHGMPLPLEVYEIGPGLGALTEFFLNENISLKAIEIDRGFCKVLQERFGSNPKFELIQGNALDFPFPHVKKDTILVGNLPYNIASLLLVKLSLLPELFPRMVFTLQHEVALRLLASPKTKQFGALSVLIQSLFHIKRLRTLPKELFYPLPNVFSAVVLFEPKGTAASLTATDRTSFYAFVRKGFSQRRKKLSKVLGIPLEKRAEEIPPEHWIKLWREFKDSSIAKKVGVCKN from the coding sequence GTGACATTATTTGAGATTAAAAGTTTGTTATCTACCTACCATCTTTCTCCTCTTAAACAACTGAGCCAGAACTTTCTTATCGATCAAAACATGGCAAAGTTGATCGTAAGAGAAAGCCTGCATGGCATGCCATTGCCTCTAGAAGTCTATGAGATAGGCCCGGGACTAGGAGCTTTAACCGAGTTTTTTTTAAATGAAAATATCTCCTTAAAAGCAATAGAAATAGACAGAGGCTTTTGTAAAGTCCTGCAAGAAAGATTTGGCTCTAATCCAAAATTTGAGCTTATTCAAGGCAACGCGCTCGATTTTCCTTTTCCCCATGTTAAAAAAGATACCATTCTTGTAGGAAACCTTCCTTATAACATTGCATCCCTCTTATTAGTCAAACTTTCACTTCTTCCTGAGCTATTTCCTAGGATGGTGTTTACCCTGCAGCATGAGGTAGCCTTACGCCTGCTGGCTAGTCCAAAAACAAAGCAATTTGGAGCCCTCTCCGTTCTCATTCAGTCTCTGTTTCATATCAAGCGATTGAGAACGCTGCCTAAAGAATTGTTTTATCCACTACCCAATGTCTTCTCTGCGGTCGTTTTATTTGAACCCAAGGGAACAGCGGCAAGCTTGACAGCCACCGACAGAACTTCGTTCTATGCCTTTGTCAGGAAAGGTTTTTCTCAACGAAGAAAAAAATTAAGTAAAGTTTTAGGAATTCCTTTGGAGAAAAGAGCCGAGGAAATACCACCAGAACATTGGATAAAACTATGGAGGGAGTTCAAGGATTCTAGTATAGCTAAAAAAGTGGGGGTCTGTAAAAACTAA
- the metE gene encoding 5-methyltetrahydropteroyltriglutamate--homocysteine S-methyltransferase — MTYTNNRLHTHILGYPRIGSNRQLKFALEAYWKGESSLHDLIQTAKTIKQEGWEKQRNAQISIVSTNDFSFYDHVLDAICLIGAVPSRFKRGNGPISLDLLFTMARGMEKASLAEANTMPHPMEMTKWFDTNYHYIVPEFEKDQHFSLGSSKPFEEFKEAKYLGYLSKPILLGPISLLFLGKKKDPSIKNAELFEKILPIYEEILKEFYSLGADWIEFDEPILTLDIPTEWQKAFYDVYPRLKQKVPALKILLATYFGPLKENREIVVSIPIDGLHYDWTRGGQELYGLLQNWDKNKVFSLGIVDGRNIWKNDFSKSLKVIHSALDYIPSESLWLAPSCSLHFVPVSLQTEKKLNEELRACLAFADEKLEELNILSRLALMENYQHDELFKENQKAIEKRKTSSLIHDPTVHERLAALKETDLSRKSPYRVRKELQQKKLQLPLFPTTTIGSFPQTTEIRRIRSRFRLGSISQEAYETFIEEEIKRVVELQEEIGLDVLVHGEFERTDMVEYFGEKLNGFLITENGWVQSYGSRCVKPPIIFGDVSRKEAMTIRWSKFAQSLTKKPMKGMLTGPITILQWSFARDDQPRKITAKQIALAIREEVKELEKNGIGVIQIDEPALREALPLRKIDWEDYLQWAIESFRIASCCVEDSTQIHTHMCYSEFGDILEAIAKLDADVISLEASRSGFELINSFAKFRYPNDIGLGVWDIHSPRIPTTEEMLATLRKALSALPKESLWVNPDCGLKTRSYQEVIPSLKNMVEAARILRNEVTSKASAEPTMAESP, encoded by the coding sequence ATGACATACACTAACAATCGTCTCCATACCCATATTCTTGGATATCCAAGGATTGGATCGAATAGGCAACTAAAATTTGCTTTAGAAGCGTATTGGAAAGGGGAAAGCTCACTGCATGACCTCATTCAGACAGCAAAAACTATTAAACAGGAGGGATGGGAAAAGCAACGCAACGCTCAAATATCTATTGTCTCAACCAACGATTTTAGTTTTTATGACCATGTTTTAGATGCGATCTGCCTCATAGGAGCAGTACCGAGCCGGTTTAAAAGAGGGAATGGTCCTATTTCCCTAGATCTTCTTTTTACGATGGCCAGAGGTATGGAAAAAGCAAGCCTAGCAGAAGCAAACACCATGCCTCACCCCATGGAGATGACCAAATGGTTTGATACCAATTATCATTATATCGTCCCTGAATTTGAAAAAGATCAGCATTTTTCATTAGGTTCCTCAAAACCGTTCGAGGAGTTTAAAGAAGCAAAATATCTTGGCTATCTTTCTAAACCGATTCTTTTAGGACCTATTTCCCTCCTCTTTTTAGGTAAAAAAAAGGATCCATCGATAAAAAATGCTGAGCTTTTCGAGAAGATTCTTCCTATCTATGAAGAAATCCTGAAGGAATTCTATAGCCTTGGGGCCGATTGGATAGAGTTCGACGAACCAATTTTGACCCTTGATATTCCCACAGAATGGCAGAAAGCCTTTTATGATGTTTACCCTAGGCTTAAACAGAAAGTACCAGCGCTAAAAATTCTTTTGGCTACCTATTTTGGCCCTTTGAAAGAAAATAGAGAAATAGTCGTTTCCATTCCCATCGATGGTCTCCATTACGATTGGACTCGAGGTGGACAGGAACTCTACGGTTTGCTGCAGAACTGGGATAAAAACAAAGTTTTTTCCCTTGGCATCGTCGACGGAAGAAATATTTGGAAAAACGATTTTTCCAAATCGTTGAAAGTTATTCATAGCGCTCTTGATTATATTCCAAGTGAATCGCTCTGGCTTGCCCCTTCCTGTTCGCTTCATTTTGTACCTGTAAGTCTTCAAACCGAAAAAAAATTAAACGAAGAACTTAGAGCCTGTCTTGCATTTGCCGATGAAAAATTGGAAGAGCTCAACATTCTTTCCAGGCTAGCCCTAATGGAAAATTATCAGCATGATGAACTGTTCAAGGAGAACCAGAAAGCAATTGAGAAAAGAAAGACCAGCAGCCTAATTCATGATCCCACCGTTCATGAAAGGCTAGCAGCTCTAAAAGAAACCGATCTTTCCAGAAAGAGTCCTTATAGAGTTAGAAAAGAACTTCAACAAAAAAAACTGCAGCTACCACTTTTTCCGACCACTACCATTGGCTCTTTCCCACAAACTACAGAAATCAGAAGAATCCGTTCAAGATTCCGGCTTGGATCTATCTCTCAAGAGGCCTATGAAACTTTTATAGAAGAAGAGATAAAACGGGTGGTAGAATTACAAGAGGAAATCGGATTAGACGTTTTAGTTCATGGCGAATTTGAAAGAACGGACATGGTCGAATATTTCGGTGAAAAACTCAATGGGTTTCTTATCACGGAAAACGGTTGGGTCCAAAGCTATGGATCTCGCTGTGTGAAGCCTCCAATCATTTTTGGGGATGTATCCAGAAAAGAAGCTATGACGATACGATGGTCTAAGTTTGCCCAATCCCTCACAAAAAAACCCATGAAAGGCATGCTTACTGGACCCATTACCATTTTACAATGGAGTTTTGCCAGAGACGATCAGCCAAGAAAAATAACAGCCAAGCAGATTGCCTTAGCTATACGAGAAGAAGTTAAAGAACTAGAAAAAAATGGGATTGGAGTCATTCAGATTGATGAACCTGCTTTAAGAGAAGCTTTACCTTTGCGCAAAATCGACTGGGAAGACTATCTTCAATGGGCTATTGAGAGTTTCCGCATCGCTTCTTGTTGTGTGGAAGACTCTACCCAAATTCATACCCATATGTGTTATTCTGAATTTGGCGATATCCTTGAAGCGATAGCCAAGCTGGATGCAGATGTGATTTCTCTGGAAGCTTCCCGATCTGGCTTTGAATTAATCAACTCTTTTGCAAAATTTAGGTATCCAAATGATATTGGTCTTGGTGTATGGGATATCCATTCTCCAAGGATTCCAACGACAGAAGAGATGCTAGCTACCTTGCGAAAAGCTCTATCTGCTTTACCCAAAGAATCATTATGGGTTAACCCGGATTGTGGCCTTAAAACACGAAGTTATCAAGAAGTGATCCCATCTTTAAAAAATATGGTGGAAGCGGCACGAATTTTAAGAAATGAAGTTACCTCGAAAGCTTCTGCAGAGCCAACCATGGCAGAATCCCCATAA
- the ppx gene encoding exopolyphosphatase codes for MDLAASVDIGSHSFHLLVVQVENETIRPIDKIRDPVALAAGLDENRFLTPEAITRAINSLNKFGERIKAIPSHRVRAVGTNTLRIAKNSEQFLKLAEAALGHQIEIISGHEEARLIYLGVAHSMEDDGQKRLVVDIGGGSTELILGESFIPQRVESLYIGCVSFSKTFFPDGIVSASRLRNAEISALQELEPIVGSFKKYGWQRVIGSSGTILAIQQGVIAEGWSNSGITASSLKKLRKHLLSIGQIDKLSIKGIDFDRKQVLAGGFAILSAIFESLDIKTMEVSSGALREGVIYDLLGRLCQKDIREKTVRELINRFQIDEAQADRVRALSVFFYEKVKKDWKIEEDFHKRMIVWASLLHEIGLFISYSQYHKHGQYLLNHLDMPGFSLRDQQCLAFLVRSHRRKFPLSELQLLRQEDREAMRKLGVLLRLSVLLNRVRNSQELPEIKITVNANLISLTFPKGWLQNHPLTSADLATESKYLINAGFFLQYS; via the coding sequence ATGGATCTTGCCGCTTCTGTTGACATTGGATCGCACAGTTTTCATCTATTAGTGGTTCAGGTGGAAAATGAAACAATACGGCCCATCGATAAAATTAGGGATCCTGTTGCTTTAGCAGCCGGCTTAGATGAGAATAGGTTCTTGACTCCAGAAGCTATCACGAGGGCTATTAACTCTCTGAATAAATTTGGGGAAAGAATAAAAGCTATACCATCGCATCGAGTACGAGCGGTTGGCACCAATACCCTGCGTATTGCTAAAAATAGTGAGCAGTTTCTAAAACTTGCCGAAGCTGCCTTAGGGCATCAGATTGAAATCATCTCCGGACACGAAGAAGCTCGCCTTATCTATCTAGGAGTTGCGCATTCCATGGAAGACGATGGCCAAAAACGATTGGTTGTAGATATTGGGGGAGGAAGCACAGAACTGATTCTTGGAGAAAGCTTTATTCCTCAGCGAGTAGAAAGTCTTTATATTGGTTGTGTGAGCTTTTCAAAAACTTTTTTCCCTGACGGGATTGTGTCAGCATCTAGACTCAGGAATGCCGAAATATCAGCCTTGCAGGAATTAGAACCCATAGTGGGATCCTTTAAAAAATATGGTTGGCAACGAGTTATTGGATCTAGTGGAACAATTCTAGCCATTCAACAAGGAGTCATTGCAGAGGGATGGTCTAATAGCGGCATTACTGCCTCTTCTTTGAAAAAATTGAGAAAGCATCTTCTATCTATAGGTCAGATTGATAAACTTTCGATTAAAGGCATCGATTTTGACAGAAAACAAGTACTAGCTGGTGGTTTTGCGATTCTTTCAGCCATTTTTGAATCATTAGACATTAAAACCATGGAAGTTTCATCTGGAGCTTTAAGAGAAGGAGTGATTTATGATTTGCTCGGCAGGCTTTGTCAGAAGGATATAAGAGAGAAAACAGTTCGAGAGCTGATAAACCGTTTCCAAATAGACGAAGCGCAAGCCGACAGAGTGCGTGCTCTTTCTGTTTTTTTTTATGAAAAAGTGAAAAAGGATTGGAAAATAGAGGAGGATTTCCATAAGCGAATGATTGTTTGGGCCTCCCTACTTCATGAAATTGGCTTGTTTATATCCTACAGTCAATACCATAAGCATGGGCAATATCTTTTGAATCATCTTGACATGCCTGGGTTTTCTCTCCGAGACCAGCAATGCCTCGCTTTTCTTGTCCGTAGCCATAGGAGAAAGTTTCCACTCTCCGAGCTTCAGTTATTGAGACAAGAAGACCGAGAAGCTATGAGAAAACTTGGAGTGCTATTAAGGCTTTCAGTTCTTTTGAATAGGGTAAGGAATAGTCAAGAGTTGCCTGAAATAAAAATTACAGTTAACGCTAACTTAATTTCCCTTACTTTTCCCAAAGGATGGCTCCAAAACCATCCTTTGACCTCAGCAGATTTAGCAACTGAATCGAAATATTTGATTAATGCTGGCTTCTTTTTACAATACAGCTGA
- a CDS encoding cytochrome c oxidase subunit I, with protein sequence MENQDFESSKKQGTAQNANSFVAENPHDAHVTVHAVELPWYRKYLFSTDHKVIGIQYMITSLLIALFGFGLMIVMRWQLSYPGKPIPLLGGVLENILGHDMFPNGVMTPQAYNAFGAIHGTVMIFMALVPALFAGFGNFVVPLQLGAPDMAFPRLNMASFWCFFVGAVIIMVSFFVPGGAAKSGWTSYPPLADLADSGPNFHPIFNGQTLWLLGMAFNITGSLLGVINMITTIFQLRVPGLSWMRLPFFVWAELVTAFLMLLAFPPLEAAAIMQLMDRLAGTSFFSPDGLIVNGQHAHYSGGGAPLLWQHLFWFLGHPEVYVQILPTMGIVGEIIANNTRKPLWSYRILVYSVLTIGFVGMIVWAHHMYMTGMGQAISTFFQLFTTIISIPSVLIGTVFLMSLWGASIRFNLPMMFALAWLPLFGIGGLTGLPLGWSTSDMVLHDTYYVVGHFHYMMAPTSIMALFAGIYYWYPKATGREMNEFLGKLHFWPTFITFNGVFIPMLVQGFAGIHRRWYDGGQGWEMAQGLLWLNHVMSVSAWLLALAQIPFIINFFWSLFYGKKVQSDNPWQATTLEWATPTPPGHGNFLKPLTVYRGPYEYSVPGNEKDYLPQWEPDTKPGVPQAKVTKI encoded by the coding sequence ATGGAGAATCAAGATTTTGAGAGTTCTAAAAAGCAGGGGACAGCTCAGAATGCTAATTCATTCGTTGCTGAGAATCCGCATGATGCTCATGTCACAGTGCATGCGGTAGAACTACCCTGGTATCGAAAGTACTTATTTTCTACCGATCATAAGGTCATTGGGATCCAATATATGATCACTTCACTACTTATCGCCCTTTTTGGCTTTGGCCTGATGATCGTCATGCGTTGGCAGCTTTCCTATCCGGGTAAACCGATTCCATTGCTAGGAGGAGTTTTGGAAAATATTTTGGGTCACGATATGTTTCCAAATGGAGTCATGACTCCTCAAGCCTACAATGCCTTTGGTGCGATCCATGGAACAGTGATGATTTTTATGGCCCTTGTACCAGCTTTATTTGCTGGATTTGGAAATTTTGTTGTTCCATTACAACTTGGAGCCCCTGATATGGCTTTCCCAAGGCTGAATATGGCCAGTTTCTGGTGTTTTTTTGTCGGAGCAGTTATTATCATGGTGAGTTTTTTTGTACCTGGAGGAGCCGCAAAATCGGGTTGGACATCCTATCCGCCCCTGGCAGATTTGGCTGATTCTGGACCTAATTTTCATCCCATTTTCAATGGGCAAACGTTGTGGCTTTTGGGGATGGCTTTTAATATTACTGGCTCTTTGCTTGGAGTTATCAACATGATCACGACAATTTTTCAATTGCGTGTTCCTGGTTTAAGCTGGATGCGGCTTCCTTTTTTTGTCTGGGCTGAGCTGGTAACAGCTTTTCTTATGCTTCTGGCATTTCCTCCTTTAGAAGCTGCTGCCATCATGCAATTGATGGATAGATTGGCCGGAACCAGTTTTTTTTCTCCTGATGGACTAATCGTCAATGGACAGCATGCTCATTACAGTGGAGGAGGGGCTCCCCTGCTATGGCAACACCTTTTTTGGTTTTTGGGTCATCCAGAAGTTTACGTCCAGATTCTTCCTACTATGGGAATTGTTGGCGAGATCATTGCCAACAACACGCGCAAACCGCTATGGAGCTACAGAATCCTTGTTTATTCAGTTTTGACAATTGGCTTTGTTGGAATGATCGTTTGGGCCCATCACATGTACATGACGGGTATGGGGCAAGCCATCAGTACTTTCTTCCAACTTTTTACAACTATTATTTCCATTCCTTCGGTTCTCATTGGAACGGTTTTTCTGATGTCTCTTTGGGGTGCTTCGATCCGATTCAATCTTCCTATGATGTTTGCTTTGGCTTGGTTGCCTTTGTTTGGCATTGGTGGACTGACTGGTCTTCCTTTAGGATGGTCTACCTCAGATATGGTCTTGCATGATACCTATTATGTCGTTGGCCATTTCCATTATATGATGGCTCCCACCTCTATCATGGCTCTCTTTGCCGGTATATATTATTGGTATCCAAAGGCAACGGGAAGAGAAATGAATGAGTTTTTGGGCAAACTCCATTTTTGGCCTACTTTCATAACGTTCAATGGGGTCTTTATTCCCATGCTGGTGCAGGGTTTCGCTGGAATCCATAGACGCTGGTATGATGGGGGGCAAGGATGGGAAATGGCTCAAGGTTTGTTATGGCTTAATCATGTTATGTCTGTTTCAGCATGGTTGTTGGCTCTAGCTCAGATTCCTTTTATTATCAATTTCTTCTGGAGCCTTTTCTATGGAAAGAAAGTCCAATCTGATAATCCTTGGCAAGCAACCACTTTGGAGTGGGCAACACCTACGCCCCCAGGGCATGGAAACTTTCTCAAGCCCTTGACCGTTTATAGAGGTCCATATGAATATAGTGTACCTGGAAATGAAAAAGACTATTTGCCTCAATGGGAACCTGATACAAAGCCCGGGGTACCGCAAGCGAAAGTGACAAAAATATAA
- a CDS encoding Ca2+/H+ antiporter (fragment), producing the protein MLPIRKSLWGKKSTLLFANKSVVFSIVSLFVLLFFVKGRLSTISNFQEFLISFFWFFSLVLANSFVSVKHAEKLAKHYGEPYGSLILTFAATAIEFSSIWDIMSSGENLTFARDTIYSVIMIILGGMIGTVLLVGGIYHKEQKINLEGARAFISVIVPLAVLILILPNFTRSTPGPIFSKFQTLFYMFACLFLYLLFLVVQTVRHRKYFFFRRNGSQSPS; encoded by the coding sequence ATGCTGCCTATAAGAAAAAGTCTATGGGGAAAAAAAAGTACCTTACTTTTTGCTAATAAGTCTGTTGTATTTTCAATCGTTTCTCTCTTTGTATTGCTTTTTTTTGTTAAAGGAAGACTGAGTACAATAAGCAATTTTCAGGAATTTTTAATTAGTTTTTTTTGGTTTTTTAGCCTCGTCTTGGCGAATTCTTTTGTTTCAGTTAAACATGCTGAAAAGCTAGCCAAGCATTATGGAGAACCTTATGGTTCTTTAATACTAACATTTGCTGCCACTGCTATAGAGTTCTCCTCTATTTGGGATATCATGTCTTCTGGGGAAAATTTAACCTTTGCTCGAGATACCATTTATTCGGTCATCATGATTATTCTTGGTGGCATGATTGGCACCGTTTTGCTTGTTGGGGGTATCTATCATAAGGAACAAAAAATTAATTTAGAGGGCGCAAGAGCTTTTATTAGTGTGATTGTGCCACTAGCGGTTCTCATTTTGATTCTTCCTAATTTCACTCGTTCGACCCCTGGCCCCATCTTTTCTAAATTTCAAACTCTTTTCTATATGTTTGCTTGTCTCTTTCTTTACTTGCTCTTTCTAGTGGTTCAGACGGTAAGGCATAGAAAATATTTTTTTTTTAGACGAAATGGAAGCCAATCCCCTTCCTAG
- a CDS encoding Ca2+/H+ antiporter (fragment), with product MEANPLPREKIDPKASFPLYHVLMLVVSLLFVVFFAEKLAFPIEYAIEKMKAPKVVGGFLIALLVLLPESLTAIEAAICNGLQRSVNILLGSVCATIGLTLPLILAFSLLKSSSLILGLGQVEATLLVLTLLLCQITFSGGKTNILQGAVHLLLFFSYLIMMFD from the coding sequence ATGGAAGCCAATCCCCTTCCTAGGGAAAAGATTGATCCAAAAGCTTCCTTTCCCTTGTATCACGTCTTGATGCTTGTGGTTTCTTTGCTTTTCGTTGTTTTTTTTGCAGAAAAATTAGCTTTTCCAATCGAGTATGCTATTGAGAAGATGAAAGCTCCCAAAGTCGTAGGCGGCTTTTTAATCGCTCTGCTTGTGTTACTTCCTGAATCGCTTACTGCGATTGAAGCAGCAATTTGTAATGGGCTTCAACGATCGGTCAATATCCTTTTAGGATCGGTCTGTGCTACCATTGGTTTGACATTGCCCCTGATCCTTGCTTTCAGTCTGTTGAAAAGCTCTTCTCTTATCCTAGGGCTTGGTCAGGTCGAAGCGACCCTTCTTGTGTTAACTCTCCTCCTCTGCCAGATTACTTTTTCTGGAGGAAAAACCAATATTCTACAGGGAGCGGTACATCTGCTTCTCTTTTTTTCTTATCTTATCATGATGTTCGATTAA
- the zwf gene encoding glucose-6-phosphate dehydrogenase: MTQTNEKFHPIAPTILVIFGGAGDLSWRKLFPALFSLYCSGWLPENFAIVAADKKSMSLEEYREHIRKGIETFAPQYDSSLWSCFSEKIESYLVADLSEEAFYESLKHTLQQIATKWDSAPNWIFYLAISPTLIKTVVTHIGIAQLCEAPRESRIVVEKPYGHDLESANELDQCLGKVFKESQIFRIDHYLGKETVQNILALRFSNAWWEPIWDSRYIDHVQITVAEEVGVEQRGEYYEHAGALRDMVQNHMLQLLCLIAMEPPVSFDSDEIRNKKVDVLHAVRKISVDEVHQVAVRGQYGRGWIRGKEVVAYREEPGVKPDSSTETFAAIKLFVDNWRWQNVPFYLRTGKRLAKRVTQIVVTLKPIPHQAFPPRALDQWLPNRMILNIQPEESISLVFHAKIPGPVIRLSPVNLQFKYQEAFKKGSPEAYETLLRDVIIGDGTLFMRADQAQAAWSIVDPILEFWQSTPPIDFPNYPAGSWGPEAAQVLIAKDGKSWYEGGF, encoded by the coding sequence ATGACTCAAACAAACGAAAAATTTCATCCAATAGCCCCAACTATCCTTGTTATCTTTGGAGGAGCAGGCGATTTAAGCTGGAGGAAGCTCTTCCCTGCGCTATTTAGTTTGTACTGTTCTGGTTGGCTTCCTGAGAATTTCGCTATCGTGGCCGCGGATAAAAAATCGATGAGCCTTGAAGAATACCGGGAACATATACGAAAAGGAATTGAAACATTTGCCCCCCAATACGACAGTTCATTGTGGTCTTGTTTCTCTGAAAAAATCGAATCCTATCTTGTTGCGGATCTATCGGAAGAAGCCTTTTATGAGTCCTTAAAACATACCTTACAACAGATTGCGACAAAATGGGATAGTGCACCAAATTGGATTTTTTATTTAGCGATTTCTCCCACTTTGATTAAAACAGTCGTGACTCATATAGGTATTGCTCAGCTATGTGAAGCTCCTAGGGAATCGAGAATTGTTGTTGAAAAGCCGTATGGGCATGACTTAGAATCTGCTAATGAGCTTGATCAATGCCTTGGAAAGGTTTTCAAAGAGTCTCAAATTTTTCGGATCGATCACTATTTGGGGAAAGAAACCGTTCAAAACATTCTCGCTTTGAGATTTTCCAATGCCTGGTGGGAACCCATTTGGGATAGCCGTTACATCGATCATGTACAGATAACTGTGGCTGAAGAAGTCGGTGTAGAGCAGCGTGGAGAGTATTACGAACATGCTGGAGCTCTACGGGATATGGTTCAGAACCACATGCTGCAACTTCTTTGCCTCATTGCCATGGAGCCTCCCGTTTCTTTTGATTCCGATGAAATTAGAAATAAAAAGGTAGATGTCCTCCATGCTGTCAGGAAAATCAGTGTGGATGAAGTGCATCAAGTCGCGGTACGTGGCCAATATGGCAGGGGGTGGATAAGAGGGAAAGAGGTCGTAGCTTATAGAGAAGAACCGGGAGTCAAACCTGACTCTTCAACGGAAACTTTTGCTGCCATTAAACTGTTTGTAGACAATTGGCGTTGGCAAAATGTCCCTTTCTATTTAAGAACAGGAAAGAGACTAGCTAAAAGGGTCACACAGATTGTGGTAACCTTAAAACCAATTCCTCATCAAGCATTTCCACCGCGAGCACTAGATCAGTGGCTTCCCAACCGAATGATCCTTAACATCCAACCTGAGGAGAGTATCTCTTTGGTATTCCATGCCAAGATCCCCGGACCCGTCATTCGTTTAAGTCCAGTCAATCTGCAATTTAAATATCAAGAGGCTTTTAAAAAAGGCTCTCCTGAAGCCTACGAAACCCTTTTGCGCGATGTTATCATTGGTGATGGCACTCTTTTCATGCGCGCCGATCAGGCTCAAGCCGCTTGGTCAATCGTTGATCCTATCCTGGAATTCTGGCAGAGTACCCCTCCAATAGATTTTCCAAATTATCCTGCCGGAAGCTGGGGGCCAGAAGCCGCACAAGTCCTTATTGCGAAAGACGGGAAAAGTTGGTATGAAGGAGGATTCTGA